A section of the Pygocentrus nattereri isolate fPygNat1 chromosome 18, fPygNat1.pri, whole genome shotgun sequence genome encodes:
- the hmgb1a gene encoding high mobility group protein B1a, which produces MGKDPAKPRGKMSSYAYFVQTCREEHKKKHPDTSVNFSEFSKKCSERWKTMSAKEKGKFEEMARLDKARYEREMKNYVPPKGEKKKRFKDPNAPKRPPSAFFIFCSEYRPKVKEETPGLSIGDVAKKLGEMWNKTSAEEKQPYEKKAAKLKEKYEKDIAAYRKGKVVGGAAKAPTKPDKADDDDDDDDDEEDDDDDDEDEEDDE; this is translated from the exons ATGGGGAAGGACCCAGCAAAACCAAGAGGAAAAATGTCCTCTTATGCCTATTTTGTCCAGACCTGCAGAGAGGAACACAAGAAGAAACACCCTGACACGTCGGTTAATTTCTCAGAGTTCTCTAAAAAGTGCTCTGAGCGATGGAAG ACCATGTCAGCCAAGGAAAAGGGCAAGTTTGAGGAGATGGCCAGACTTGACAAGGCACGTTATGAGAGGGAGATGAAGAACTATGTTCCTCCCAAAGgcgagaagaagaagaggtttAAGGACCCCAATGCCCCAAAGAGACCCCC GTCggcctttttcattttttgttcgGAATATCGGCCCAAGGTGAAGGAGGAGACCCCGGGTCTGTCTATTGGAGATGTGGCCAAGAAGCTTGGAGAGATGTGGAATAAGAcctctgctgaagagaagcagccTTATGAGAAGAAAGCAGCCAAGCTGAAGGAGAAATATGAGAAG GATATTGCAGCATACCGAAAGGGAAAAGTTGTGGGGGGTGCTGCAAAAGCCCCAACCAAGCCAGACAAAGccgatgatgatgacgatgacgatgatgacgaggaagatgatgatgatgatgatgaagatgaggaggatgaTGAGTAA
- the uspl1 gene encoding SUMO-specific isopeptidase USPL1 isoform X2 yields MHMRSTWKTASPHVGSYGDTASMNGESSGTGPLALAGCLGKNENRREVSGNCPWCSAKGQTVALRSYAINFKESITLCSSPLCLFPLVSRPLEDIRAHLFSAEDIKTSKRKSHLSDSEDPNSSLKRQKKEECDVSEPGDCRVSTELFEEELFANGHEEKAEVGSDVKKTCTEVPAPSSEESELSDSVQTEDYVSSTQDEAGEVPLTDVTTQDLKEMVPSQLHLFWRNKDNLCWLDSLLVALVHLSAFSRAPCENVGLKDHVCSKNCTVGNLCTKYRKTCAYLKSKEQKYQGNVVRVPLDVLRKAEQELEALQLSVFQLLQPKLQCELGQKETPVFALPLLLNTDEWAHSLFHHTGQWEFKCTSCHYTLNTSVEKTLTTFTQLTADWHPLRAVHRTQCSNCHHKNQKRKLFFQRISPVLALHFVEGLPRRDISRYSFDFQGTHYAIKTIIQYNEQLEHFVTWIQQPDGSWLEFDDLKYPNCITHKRFKLPASQLHLVFWEAESRKDCQLPESVPEKHTPIVENSNESVCLQEVTNSVTNDTCIIEALTVNEDKHETVSILDSSIGSTTLLDTFEGLSHSDIVTLTLVEVKVDVEGKPLPKPQETVTQPVEPSVTESSALQVNTSLCQSPSLPKHTSDVECASSKPVAPEIILPSVVKTSAPAPEERLQLSNRLPTPLPSKPSVSNLSFLLHRHSSLQSTPSRVPITAPQPKPDLRCEGNEALPAKPADLFGGFRAKTSPSPVVSGVLRQPLVKLSGGQPTVLLPQKPFSHSVGTAAPVEACEILKPVGKKTMDLSAARPSLSTTDILRLKLMKKLKAKKKKLAKLNRLLAKSEGEVAPRPDSTDLNSPYSVTSSTTVHNSPGYDNFIAELLSPATTSSNLSPDSTGLLEMLTNSQGGETSDSRPQGSLAQAKEDFSAFVLPEPPVNDPSSTSDDFLDELITGSGGQQNVIENADFNALDMFF; encoded by the exons ATGCACATGCGGAGTACATGGAAGACTGCATCCCCTCACGTTGGATCATACGGTGACACGGCGTCCATGAACGGTGAAAGCAGCGGTACAGGCCCGCTGGCGCTGGCGGGGTGTTTGGGAAAA AATGAAAACAGACGAGAGGTCAGTGGAAACTGCCCTTGGTGTTCTGCGAAAGGACAGACCGTTGCTCTTCGCTCATACGCGATCAACTTCAAAGAATCCATTACGCTCTGTAGCAGTCCTCTG TGCCTTTTCCCTCTGGTCAGCAGACCACTGGAGGATATTCGTGCCCACCTTTTCTCAGCAGAAGATATAAAGACCTCTAAGAGGAAATCTCACTTGTCTGATTCTGAAGATCCTAATTCATCCCTGAAACGtcagaaaaaagaagaatgtgATGTGTCTGAGCCCGGTGATTGCAGGGTGTCCACAGAGTTATTTGAAGAGGAGCTGTTTGCTAATGGTCATGAGGAGAAGGCAGAGGTTGGGAGTGATGTCAAGAAGACATGCACTGAGGTCCCAGCTCCCAGCAGTGAGGAGTCAGAATTGTCTGATTCAGTGCAAACTGAGGATTATGTATCCAGCACTCAGGATGAGGCTGGGGAGGTGCCGCTGACGGACGTAACTACACAGGATTTAAAAGAAATGGTACCTTCCCAGTTACACTTATTCTGGCGAAATAAGGACAATCTATGTTGGTTAGATTCATTACTGGTAGCGCTTGTACACTTAAGCGCATTCAGCAGAGCTCCTTGTGAGAATGTTGGTCTGAAAGACCACGTGTGCAGCAAAAATTGTACTGTGGGGAATCTGTGCACAAAGTACAGGAAGACCTGTGCATATCTTAAATCCAAGGAGCAAAAGTACCAAG GAAATGTTGTGCGTGTCCCATTAGATGTCCTGAGGAAAGCAGAGCAGGAGCTGGAAGCCCTCCAGCTGTCTGTTTTTCAGCTCCTTCAGCCAAAGTTGCAGTGTGAACTGG GTCAGAAGGAGACACCTGTCTTTGCCCTCCCCCTTCTCCTCAATACAGATGAGTGGGCTCATAGTCTCTTTCATCATACGGGTCAATGGGAATTTAAGTGTACTTCCTGTCACTATACTCTCAATACCAG cGTGGAGAAGACTTTAACAACGTTTACACAGCTTACAGCTGATTGGCACCCCCTCAGAGCAGTCCACAGAACACAGTGTAGTAACTGCCATCATAAGAATCAGAAGAGGAAATTGTTTTTCCAGAG GATATCTCCAGTGCTTGCTCTACACTTTGTGGAGGGTCTGCCAAGGAGAGATATCTCTCGATACTCATTTGATTTCCAAGGCACACACTATGCCATCAAGACTATTATACAGTACAATGAGCAACTGGAGCACTTTGTCACATGGATTCAACAACCTGATG GATCATGGCTAGAATTTGATGATTTGAAGTACCCCAACTGTATAACCCACAAGCGGTTTAAACTCCCAGCCAGTCAGTTGCACCTTGTCTTCTGGGAGGCAGAGTCCAGAAAAGATTGCCAACTTCCTGAGTCGGTCCCTGAAAAGCACACCCCTATTGTGGAGAACAGCAACGAGAGTGTCTGCTTACAAGAGGTGACCAATTCTGTAACCAATGACACCTGTATCATAGAGGCCTTGACTGTAAATGAAGACAAGCATGAGACTGTCAGTATCTTGGATTCCTCCATAGGCAGTACGACACTGCTTGATACATTTGAAGGACTTTCTCATAGTGATATAGTCACCCTCACTTTGGTTGAGGTGAAAGTAGATGTTGAGGGAAAGCCTCTTCCAAAGCCCCAGGAAACAGTTACACAGCCTGTTGAGCCTAGTGTCACGGAATCTTCTGCACTACAAGTGAACACCTCTCTTTGTCAATCTCCATCCCTTCCGAAACACACAAGTGATGTTGAGTGTGCTTCCTCTAAACCTGTAGCGCCAGAGATCATTCTGCCCTCTGTAGTGAAGACTTCAGCTCCAGCGCCAGAAGAACGTCTTCAATTGAGCAATCGTCTACCTACCCCTCTCCCTTCCAAACCTAGTGTCTCCAACCTGTCATTCTTATTGCACAGGCATTCTTCGCTCCAGTCCACCCCTTCAAGAGTACCCATTACTGCCCCACAACCAAAGCCTGACTTAAGATGTGAGGGTAATGAGGCCCTTCCAGCTAAGCCTGCTGACCTTTTTGGTGGTTTCAGAGCCAAAACATCTCCAAGCCCTGTTGTTTCAGGAGTTTTGAGGCAGCCACTGGTAAAGCTATCTGGTGGTCAACCCACCGTTCTACTTCCACAAAAGCCTTTCAGTCATTCAGTTGGCACAGCTGCTCCTGTTGAGGCATGTGAAATCCTGAAGCCAGTTGGTAAAAAAACCATGGATCTGTCAGCAGCCAGGCCTTCTCTGTCAACCACTGACATCCTGAGACTGAAGCTGATGAAGAAGCTCAAAGCGAAGAAGAAGAAACTGGCAAAGCTAAATCGGCTGCTGGCAAAATCTGAAGGAGAGGTTGCTCCCAGACCAGACAGCACTGATCTCAACTCTCCATACTCGGTCACCTCCAGCACAACGGTCCACAACAGCCCAGGGTATGACAATTTCATTGCTGAGCTTCTGTCTCCTGCTACAACCAGCAGCAACCTATCACCTGATAGCACAGGCCTTCTGGAGATGCTAACCAACAGTCAGGGTGGTGAAACATCAGACAGCAGGCCTCAGGGTAGCCTAGCACAAGCCAAGGAAGACTTTTCAGCATTCGTGCTTCCAGAGCCTCCTGTGAATGACCCTTCCTCCACCAGTGATGACTTTCTTGATGAACTCATCACAGGATCAGGGGGGCAACAAAATGTGATTGAGAATGCTGATTTTAATGCACTGGACATGTTCTTTTGA
- the uspl1 gene encoding SUMO-specific isopeptidase USPL1 isoform X1, translating to MHMRSTWKTASPHVGSYGDTASMNGESSGTGPLALAGCLGKNENRREVSGNCPWCSAKGQTVALRSYAINFKESITLCSSPLCLFPLVSRPLEDIRAHLFSAEDIKTSKRKSHLSDSEDPNSSLKRQKKEECDVSEPGDCRVSTELFEEELFANGHEEKAEVGSDVKKTCTEVPAPSSEESELSDSVQTEDYVSSTQDEAGEVPLTDVTTQDLKEMVPSQLHLFWRNKDNLCWLDSLLVALVHLSAFSRAPCENVGLKDHVCSKNCTVGNLCTKYRKTCAYLKSKEQKYQVGNVVRVPLDVLRKAEQELEALQLSVFQLLQPKLQCELGQKETPVFALPLLLNTDEWAHSLFHHTGQWEFKCTSCHYTLNTSVEKTLTTFTQLTADWHPLRAVHRTQCSNCHHKNQKRKLFFQRISPVLALHFVEGLPRRDISRYSFDFQGTHYAIKTIIQYNEQLEHFVTWIQQPDGSWLEFDDLKYPNCITHKRFKLPASQLHLVFWEAESRKDCQLPESVPEKHTPIVENSNESVCLQEVTNSVTNDTCIIEALTVNEDKHETVSILDSSIGSTTLLDTFEGLSHSDIVTLTLVEVKVDVEGKPLPKPQETVTQPVEPSVTESSALQVNTSLCQSPSLPKHTSDVECASSKPVAPEIILPSVVKTSAPAPEERLQLSNRLPTPLPSKPSVSNLSFLLHRHSSLQSTPSRVPITAPQPKPDLRCEGNEALPAKPADLFGGFRAKTSPSPVVSGVLRQPLVKLSGGQPTVLLPQKPFSHSVGTAAPVEACEILKPVGKKTMDLSAARPSLSTTDILRLKLMKKLKAKKKKLAKLNRLLAKSEGEVAPRPDSTDLNSPYSVTSSTTVHNSPGYDNFIAELLSPATTSSNLSPDSTGLLEMLTNSQGGETSDSRPQGSLAQAKEDFSAFVLPEPPVNDPSSTSDDFLDELITGSGGQQNVIENADFNALDMFF from the exons ATGCACATGCGGAGTACATGGAAGACTGCATCCCCTCACGTTGGATCATACGGTGACACGGCGTCCATGAACGGTGAAAGCAGCGGTACAGGCCCGCTGGCGCTGGCGGGGTGTTTGGGAAAA AATGAAAACAGACGAGAGGTCAGTGGAAACTGCCCTTGGTGTTCTGCGAAAGGACAGACCGTTGCTCTTCGCTCATACGCGATCAACTTCAAAGAATCCATTACGCTCTGTAGCAGTCCTCTG TGCCTTTTCCCTCTGGTCAGCAGACCACTGGAGGATATTCGTGCCCACCTTTTCTCAGCAGAAGATATAAAGACCTCTAAGAGGAAATCTCACTTGTCTGATTCTGAAGATCCTAATTCATCCCTGAAACGtcagaaaaaagaagaatgtgATGTGTCTGAGCCCGGTGATTGCAGGGTGTCCACAGAGTTATTTGAAGAGGAGCTGTTTGCTAATGGTCATGAGGAGAAGGCAGAGGTTGGGAGTGATGTCAAGAAGACATGCACTGAGGTCCCAGCTCCCAGCAGTGAGGAGTCAGAATTGTCTGATTCAGTGCAAACTGAGGATTATGTATCCAGCACTCAGGATGAGGCTGGGGAGGTGCCGCTGACGGACGTAACTACACAGGATTTAAAAGAAATGGTACCTTCCCAGTTACACTTATTCTGGCGAAATAAGGACAATCTATGTTGGTTAGATTCATTACTGGTAGCGCTTGTACACTTAAGCGCATTCAGCAGAGCTCCTTGTGAGAATGTTGGTCTGAAAGACCACGTGTGCAGCAAAAATTGTACTGTGGGGAATCTGTGCACAAAGTACAGGAAGACCTGTGCATATCTTAAATCCAAGGAGCAAAAGTACCAAG TAGGAAATGTTGTGCGTGTCCCATTAGATGTCCTGAGGAAAGCAGAGCAGGAGCTGGAAGCCCTCCAGCTGTCTGTTTTTCAGCTCCTTCAGCCAAAGTTGCAGTGTGAACTGG GTCAGAAGGAGACACCTGTCTTTGCCCTCCCCCTTCTCCTCAATACAGATGAGTGGGCTCATAGTCTCTTTCATCATACGGGTCAATGGGAATTTAAGTGTACTTCCTGTCACTATACTCTCAATACCAG cGTGGAGAAGACTTTAACAACGTTTACACAGCTTACAGCTGATTGGCACCCCCTCAGAGCAGTCCACAGAACACAGTGTAGTAACTGCCATCATAAGAATCAGAAGAGGAAATTGTTTTTCCAGAG GATATCTCCAGTGCTTGCTCTACACTTTGTGGAGGGTCTGCCAAGGAGAGATATCTCTCGATACTCATTTGATTTCCAAGGCACACACTATGCCATCAAGACTATTATACAGTACAATGAGCAACTGGAGCACTTTGTCACATGGATTCAACAACCTGATG GATCATGGCTAGAATTTGATGATTTGAAGTACCCCAACTGTATAACCCACAAGCGGTTTAAACTCCCAGCCAGTCAGTTGCACCTTGTCTTCTGGGAGGCAGAGTCCAGAAAAGATTGCCAACTTCCTGAGTCGGTCCCTGAAAAGCACACCCCTATTGTGGAGAACAGCAACGAGAGTGTCTGCTTACAAGAGGTGACCAATTCTGTAACCAATGACACCTGTATCATAGAGGCCTTGACTGTAAATGAAGACAAGCATGAGACTGTCAGTATCTTGGATTCCTCCATAGGCAGTACGACACTGCTTGATACATTTGAAGGACTTTCTCATAGTGATATAGTCACCCTCACTTTGGTTGAGGTGAAAGTAGATGTTGAGGGAAAGCCTCTTCCAAAGCCCCAGGAAACAGTTACACAGCCTGTTGAGCCTAGTGTCACGGAATCTTCTGCACTACAAGTGAACACCTCTCTTTGTCAATCTCCATCCCTTCCGAAACACACAAGTGATGTTGAGTGTGCTTCCTCTAAACCTGTAGCGCCAGAGATCATTCTGCCCTCTGTAGTGAAGACTTCAGCTCCAGCGCCAGAAGAACGTCTTCAATTGAGCAATCGTCTACCTACCCCTCTCCCTTCCAAACCTAGTGTCTCCAACCTGTCATTCTTATTGCACAGGCATTCTTCGCTCCAGTCCACCCCTTCAAGAGTACCCATTACTGCCCCACAACCAAAGCCTGACTTAAGATGTGAGGGTAATGAGGCCCTTCCAGCTAAGCCTGCTGACCTTTTTGGTGGTTTCAGAGCCAAAACATCTCCAAGCCCTGTTGTTTCAGGAGTTTTGAGGCAGCCACTGGTAAAGCTATCTGGTGGTCAACCCACCGTTCTACTTCCACAAAAGCCTTTCAGTCATTCAGTTGGCACAGCTGCTCCTGTTGAGGCATGTGAAATCCTGAAGCCAGTTGGTAAAAAAACCATGGATCTGTCAGCAGCCAGGCCTTCTCTGTCAACCACTGACATCCTGAGACTGAAGCTGATGAAGAAGCTCAAAGCGAAGAAGAAGAAACTGGCAAAGCTAAATCGGCTGCTGGCAAAATCTGAAGGAGAGGTTGCTCCCAGACCAGACAGCACTGATCTCAACTCTCCATACTCGGTCACCTCCAGCACAACGGTCCACAACAGCCCAGGGTATGACAATTTCATTGCTGAGCTTCTGTCTCCTGCTACAACCAGCAGCAACCTATCACCTGATAGCACAGGCCTTCTGGAGATGCTAACCAACAGTCAGGGTGGTGAAACATCAGACAGCAGGCCTCAGGGTAGCCTAGCACAAGCCAAGGAAGACTTTTCAGCATTCGTGCTTCCAGAGCCTCCTGTGAATGACCCTTCCTCCACCAGTGATGACTTTCTTGATGAACTCATCACAGGATCAGGGGGGCAACAAAATGTGATTGAGAATGCTGATTTTAATGCACTGGACATGTTCTTTTGA